AAATCGCCGATTGCTCAATGAACAAAATTTCGGGAGGGGAGCGCCAAATCGCCAAAATAGCGCAATCTCTTGTCATAAAACCGAAAATCTTACTTTTGGACGAGCCGATTTCGCACTTGGATTTGTTGAATTCTGCAAAGGTTTTGTCGCTTGTAAAAGAATTTTGCAAAAAAGAAAATACCGTCGCAGTTATAATCCTTCACGATATTTATTCCGTCCGAAAATTCGCTGATTTTGTACTTATGCTAAAAAACGGAAAACAATTCGGCTTTTGCGAAGCGAGTGATTTTTCAGATGAAAAAATTGGTGAATTGTTTGGTGTTGATTTTACATCTTAGGGGCGAAAAATCTTTTTCCCTGAATATTATCTTGCGTAAGTTATTGAAAATCTCATTTGGTTTTGCCTCACGGTGTTTTCGCCTAAGGTGAAAATTATGCCGAAGTCTGCCGCAATCATATTTACGCTTAAACCCATACCGACATTAACTTCGCTTCTGTGCCCCGCTCTGTCGTACATCCAACCTAAACGCGGAGTAAGAAAATCCAAATAATTGAACTCAAGCCCCGTATGCAATGTTATTTTCGACAATTTGTCGCGCCAATTTTCTTCGTCTCTGGTCAAATCATTATAAATCGCTCTGAAAAACGGAGCGGGTGTACCGTTTTCACTGATATATACAAACTCGCGCTGTAAATCCATAGCAACGAGCAGGTGATGGGTCGCTCTTCTTATTGGTTTGTACGAAGCGCCCGCGCGAATTATAAAAGGAATAGGGTTTTTAGACTCGTCCTGCGCATACTGGACGGCGGGTCCCATATTTAAAAGCGAGAAACCAAGCGTTAAATCGCGCGTTAAAAAATTCTGCCGTAAAAGTCCCGCATCAACAGCAAAAGATTGCGCTTCCGCCTCGTCTTTCAGCAGGGTGCTTCTGAAATATTTCAAAGTTATACCTGCCGCAAAATCTCGTCGCAACCGCATTCCGTAGCTCAAGCCTATTACAAATTCACCCGCAGATTCTGCTTTGCCGGCTACCCCGCTGGGGTCCCACGTTTCTATGTCGCCAAAATTTAAAATATTAAGACCTATACCAAATGTTCCCCATTCGCCGAGCGGAAATGTCGCCGCAATAGCCGCGTGCCACATATCGTCCAAGTGTAGCGAAGGCAGGAGTTGTTCAAAAAACATTGTTGCTCTGATTTGTCCGCTTTGCAATCTGCTTATGCCGTTATCGGTAGCAAGCCAAATATCGTTTCTGTGAAAAACCGCCGAATTTATTACCGAGGAATTAAGGTTGTTTCGCTCGTGGTGAACTCTCCATTCTACCGAACCGTCTCTGTTTTCGGAATATTCTACCGCGCCGTTATCGGTGGCAAACCATATACGGTTGTCTCGTTCGACCGCGATATCAAAAACGCGGCTGTTTGCAAAACGGAATCTTTGCCATTCCAATCCGTTAAACATAGCAACGCCCTCGTCGCCGCCAACCCATATACGCCGTCTGCCGTCGGTTGCAATTACCCGAACTACATTTGATACAAGTCCGCGTGTGCTGTCCACAAGCGCTTCTACGCCGTTTGTAATTGTCAGAAGTCCTTTGTTTGTTCCCAAATATGTGTTATTGTCGATTCTGAGGACGAAAGATATGTCGCCTTCAAAAAGTTCGTGTTCGCCTGTGATTTTTCTGAAAATACCGTTTTCAAAGATATATGCTCCGTTGCTTGTTGCAAGAGCTATGTCGCCACTTAAAAGCGGAGTTATCGAATTAAATACAATGTCGTTCGGAATGCCGTCCAAGGTGGTGAATTTTCGCCATTCGTTGTCAAAACGCCAAAGTCCTTCGTCGCCTGCAACCCAAAGCCGTCCTGTCGCGTCGGTTTGAATATTGTTGATTTTTCCTCTTAACGCTATTGTATATGGAATTCGCAACTCAAAAATTCCCGAAAGCGGCGACGAAGCAACTCGCCTTAATATCTCAAATATTTGACTGGATAACTCGTCTGCGGTGTCATTGTCGAAAATCTCCAAAAGATGCGTTTTTATACCTATTCGCGATAGCTCATTAGAAGGCAAAAAAGCGAGGTAGTTTGCGAGTGAATCCGCCTGACTGAGAGATAATTCTCTTGCCAATATTCTTGAAACTCTTCTGCGTTCTCTCGAAAACATATTGTTGAAATCTTTAAGCATTCTGACTGCTTCGTCAATATCTTGTCGGCTTTCCAACAGCGAGTATCTTGCGGCAATATCCCACATAAAATCGTTTGTATCGACTATATGCGTAAAATGGTCAACCCAGTCCACGCCGTTAAAACGATAAATTCCGCCGACATCGCTTAACGCCCAAATGTCTCTTTGATTTCTCATTCCGCCCGAAATCGCAATAAATCGCGGTTCGTCGGATGGCGAGTAGTGCATCCAAGTTTTTGCAAGCGGCGAAAGTCCAAGTCCTGCAGGATTGTAAAAAAGCGCTTGCTCATCGTTGGCAATACCCGTAAATGTCTCACCCATAGCAAGCGACCGCGCACCCCAAGGAAATTGCAAGGTTATAATTGACGATTGTCCTATAACGGGTCCCGACGACGAAAAAACAGGTAAGCAAAAAGTCGCCACTATCAAAAGCATAAGAATTATTTTTTTCATACAGCCCTCCGTTTATGTTGGGTTTTTACGGGCGCTTTCAGAATATTTTTTTCCATTCTTGCTTTGGCGGGTCTTCTTCTGTCGGAAGCGCCGCCTCTGCCCGTTTTTGTCGGCATTTTGGGTTTCAAATTCCACGAAACACCGACACTTAAATCATCAAAATAGTCCTCCGAACACGCGACAATCGACGGTATTTTTTTCTCTATACGTTCTTCAATCGGCGGCAGATATTCTACAAAATGCTCGCAAGCAAACGTGTATGCAATGCCGTCTCTTCCTGCGCGCGCCGTGCGTCCTATTCGATGAATATAATTTTCTGCATCCATAGGAATGTCATAATTTATTACAATTTCCAAATTATCTACGTGTATGCCTCGCGCCGCAATGTCCGTCGCAACCAAAGCCGAAATGTTTCCGCGCTTAAAATCTTCTATCGCTTTTTCGCGGTGAAACTGTCCCATATCGCCCGTCAGTTGCATTGCTGTAATGCCGTTTATGTTTAGCCGTGCCGCAAGTTCTTCGCACAAATTCTTCATATTACAAAAAACGATTGCGCGCTTTTCGGGCGATTTTTTCAAGATACCCAGCATCAATTTAAACTTATCCACGCTTCCTATGTGGTAAAGTTTTTGTTCTATTTTGTCAACGGTTATTACTTCGGGATTTATTGCTATATTTTTAGGATTGCGCATAAAATCCTGCGCCAAAATCTGGCATTTGAAACTCATTGTCGCTGAAAAAAGCATTGTTTGTCGGCAATCTTTTTTGGGGAGCGCTCTAAAAATTTGGCGAATGCTCTGATAAAATCCCATATCGAACATTCTGTCGGCTTCGTCAATCACCGCAAAATGATATTTGTCTAATTTAAGCGTTCCTTTATTGTGCATATCAATGAGGCGTCCCGGCGTTCCTATAAGTATTTCTGTGCCGATTTTCAGATTTGCTTCTTGTTCTTTGTAGCTGACTCCGCCGTAAATCGAGGCAATATTATAAGGCAAATGCTTGCCCAAAAGTTTCGCTTCTTTTTCGATTTGCGCGGCAAGTTCCCGCGTCGGAACAATAATAAGCGCAAATTCCCGATATTCGCTTTTTTCCATTATTTCAAAAAGGGAGAGTAAAAATGCGGCGGTTTTTCCGGTACCCGTCTGCGATTGAACGCAAACGTCGTAGCCTGCAAGAGCTAAAGGAATTACTCGTTCTTGAACCTCGGTGCAGGTCGTAAAACCTGCGCCGCTAACCCCGCTTGCAAGATTGGGGCTGAGATTAAGTTCGGAAAAATTCATAAAAAATCAACCGTTCAAAACTTCTTTTTCTTTTACGCTCAAAAGTTCATCAACTTTTGCTATATATAAATCGGTAGTTTTTTGAATTGCGTCCTGAGCGTCTTTTGACAAATCTTCGCTCAATTCTTTTGCTTTTTCCGCTTTTTTAACCTGCTCGTTGCAGTCCTTGCGAATATTTCTTATTGCAACTTTAATGTCTTCCGAAACCGATTTGCATTCTTTTGCAAGTTCTTTTCTGCGCTCTTCGGTGATTGCGGGAACGTTGAGGCGAACGACATTTCCGTCGTTTTGCGGGGTCATTCCCAGATTTGAAGCCAAAATCGCCTTTTCAATTTCGCCGATAAGCGTTTTTTCCCACGGCTGAATAACAATTGTTTTTGCGTCGGGAGTAGATACGTTTCCGACCTGTGAAAGCGGCGTCGGAGTTCCGTAATAACTAACTTTCAGTCCGTCAAGCATATCTACGGAAGCGCGTCCCGTGCGAATTTTTTTGAAGTGCGTCTTTAACGCTTCAATCGATTTTTCCATCTTTTCGCTTGCGTCGTTTTTAATAGTATCAATCATAAATTCCTATCCTTTCTTTACAATTGTGCCGATTTTTTCTCTGTTAACGGCACGAAGAATATTGCCTTTTTTAAGTAATTCAAAGACCAAAATGTCTATGTTGTTTTCGGAGCAAAGCGCAAATGCCGCCGTGTCCATTACGGCAAGCTGTTTTGCAAGCGCCTCATTGTGCGTTATTTCGTCGAATTTGACCGCGTCTTTAAATTTCATCGGGTCTTTGTCGTATATGCCGTCAACTTTTGTCGCCTTAAATAAAATATCGCAGTTAAGTTCCGCGCAACGTAGCGCCGCCGCCGTATCGGTCGTGAAAAACGGATTTCCCGTTCCGCCCGAAATTATGACCACTCGCCCTTTTTCGAGATGACGAATTGCGCTTTCGGCAGTAAAAAACTCTGCGACTTTATCCGCGGCAAACGCATTCATAACCCGCGAGTCCACATCAATTTTTTTCAGCGTTTCGGCGAGCATAATAGAGTTTATCAAGGTGGCAAGCATTCCGACGTTATCGCCCGCGGTTCTCGAAAAACCGTTCGCCGCGCCCGACATTCCGCGAAAAATATTGCCGCCGCCAATAACGACTGCGGCTTGCGTGCCTTCGTTAATTACCTGCTTTATGTCTTGCGCAACGCTCAAAACAATATCGGGAGAAACGCCGAAACCGATTTCGCCGGCAAGCGCTTCTCCGCTGAGTTTCAGAAGTATTCTTTTGAACTTCTGCATTTACGCCTTATTCCTCTTCTTCTTCCTCTACGCTGTTTGCGCCGAGTTCGATTATATCCATTGTCAAAACGCCGATTTTTGCGCCCGCTTTTTTCGCAACTTCGTCAATCAACTGCTGAATAGAAATTTTGTCGTTTTTGATAAATTCCTGATTAAGAAGCGTTGCTTCCTTAAAGAATTTCGTCAATTTTCCTTCAGCAATATTGCTCAAAATATTTTCGGGCTTGTTTGCGTTTTTCGGGTCGTTTTTAATTTGCTCAATGTAAATTTCTTTTTCTTTTGCGATAACGCTTTCGCAAATTCCGTTTTTGTCGATCGCAAGAGGTTTCTGAGCCGCCGCCTGCATAGCAATGTCCATACCGAGCTGTTTTACGTCGGCATTACCCGAAAGGTCTTTGTCCGCCGAAAATTTAATAAGCGCGCCGACTTTTCCATTTGAGTGAACATAAGTGAAATTCAATTCGTTGCCGCTTGCAGTTTGCGCAAAATACGACGACACAATAATTTTTTCGCCGATTTTACCAATAAGCTCAACTGTAGTTTCGTGAATTGTGCGCTCTTTAATGTTTGTTTTCAGAAGCGCTTCAAGATTTGCGGGTTTATTTGTCAAAACCGCTGTTTTCACGTCTTCCACCAAATTTACAAAAGCGTCAACTTTTGCTACAGGCTCTGTTTCGCAGTTGATTTCGATTATCGCCGAGAAATTTCCGTCGCATACCGATACAACTTTACCTTCTTTTGTCGCTTTGCCCGAACGTTTTGCCGCCGTTGCCGCGCCTTTTTTTCTCAAGTTTTCGATAGCAAGCCCCAAATCTCCGTCTGCTTCTACCAACGCTTTTTTGCAGTCCATCATTCCAAGACCTGTTTTTTCGCGTAATTCCGCTACCATTCCCGCTGTTATTGCTGCCATTTTTTCTTCCTTTGTTATGATTTTTTAGTTTTTTTAATTAAACAAAATCTCCTCGCTTATCAGGCAAAGAGATTTGTTAAAAAATTCCGACTTGTTAAACCGCTTTTTTTCTGATTTTTTTAGCCGTTTTGCCTTTTTCTTCTTCCTCTTCGTCCTTGTCGAACTTCGCCTTTATCGGTCTTTTATCGTCTTTCGCTTCTTTTTCTGCGATGATTTTCAAGTCCTTTGTTGCGTCAATAATGGTATCGACAACTTTAGAAGTAATTGCCTTTACCGATTTAATGGCGTCATCGTTCGCGGGGATTACAAAGTCAATCAAATCGGGGTTGCTGTTTGTGTCCGCAATCGCCGCAATCTTAATTTTCAGACGTTTTGCTTCAGCCACAGCCAAATGCTCGCGAATAGTATCTACTACAAAAACGATTTTCGGGTTTTGTTTCATATCGCGAATACCGCCCAAAACCGCAACTAGTTTTTCTTTTTCTTTAATTCTTTGGCTTTGCTCTTTTTTAGTCAATTTTTGGAAATTTTCTGTTTGCTCTTCCGCTTCCAGTTTTTCGAGACGACGAACGCTTTCTTTAACCGTATTAAGGTTTGTAAGCATTCCGCCGAGCCATCTTTCCGTAACAAACGGCATATTGCAACGCTCAGCTTCTTCTTTTACGTATGCCTTCAATTGTTTTTTTGTTCCGACAAATAAAACTTTGCCGCCTTTAGCAGTAATTTCGCGTACTTTTTCGATGAATACATCAAGCGCCGAAATTGTTTTGCTCAAGTCAATGAAATGTATTCCGTTGCGCGCACAAAGAATGTAAGGCGCCATTTTTGGGTTCCAGCGCTGGGTCTGATGCCCGAAATGCGCTCCTGCTTCAAGCAGTTCTTCTAACTTAATAACCGACATTAAAAACTCCTTCTACGGGTTTAACCTCCGTCCGCTATACTGTCTTCCGACAGACCCTGTATATATGTACTCGCGTACCTGCGGACGTGCGTAAATAAAAATATAAAAAATTATCTCTTTGAGAATTGGAACCTTCTTCTTGCACCGGCAAGTCCGTACTTCTTTCTTTCCACTTCGCGAGCGTCGCGGGTAAGAAGCCCTGCTTTTTTGAGCGTTGCACGATTTTGCTCATCCACTTCAACAAGCGCTCTTGAAATTCCCAAACGAATTGCACCTGCTTGTCCGCTCAAACCTCCGCCGCAAACATTGACTACAACGTCGTAATTTCCGACATTTTCCAATGTTGCAAATGGTTTTTTTGCATCCAAAAGGAGCGTTTCGCTCTTCAAATACTCGGCGATACTTACGCCGTTCACAGTGATTTTTCCGTTTCCTTTACGAAGAAAAACTCTCGCAACCGCGCATTTTCTTCTTCCGACTGTTGTCGCTAAATTAATATCTTTTGTTGCCAACTAAAACACTCCTCAAATAGAAATTTTTTCGGGTTTTTGCGCCGCGTGCGGATGTTGATTTCCTGCATACACAAACATTTTCTTTTCAATAGCCTTGCCGCGCGCGTTTTTCGGAAGCATTCCGTGAACCGCTTTTTCGATAATTACCGAAGCGTCAAGCTCTCTTTGTACTTTAAAAGGACGAACTTTGTCTCCACCCGCATAACCCGAGTGGCGGAAATATCCTTTTTGCTCCTCTTTATTGCCCGTAAGAGCCACTTTTTCCGCGTTGATTACAACAATATAATCGCCGTGGTCCTGATTTGGGGAATAATTCACTTTTCCTTTCCCCATAAGAAGATACGCCAATTTTGACGACAATCTTCCAAGCACTACATCTTCCGCATCCACCAACAGCCATTTTCTTTCTATTGTGTTTGCATTAACTACACAGGTTTTCGTCATTGAAAAACACCTTTGTTCTTTAAAGTTTTCATAAAAATCGGGACAAATATAATATTTGCTCGCGCACGTTGTCAATACCAAAGAAAAATAATTGAAAAATTTCAAAATCGGATAGAAATTACCCGCCTTCTTATTTCCTTAAATATTCAAGCAATTTCGCACACCCGACTTCCAGCAAATCCAATACATTCTCAAAATCCGAAACAGCGCCGCAATAAGGGTCGGGAACGTGCGTTGCGCCGTTCGGCAAAAACTGCGCCATTTTTAAAACTTTCGCTTTTCCCGCATACCTGCCGCGTGTTTTTTCTATGTTTTCGATATTACTGTCGTCCATTCCTAAAATAAAGTCAAATTCGTCAAAATCCGCAACACAAATGCGCCACGAAATATGCGAAATCGTAATCCCGCGCTTTTTAGCAGTTGCAATCATCTGACTATCCGCGGGTTTGTTCGTTCCCGAAAAATTGCTTGTCCCCGAAGAGTCGCAAGAAAATTCGCCGTTCAACCCGCTCTTTTCGACCAAATCACGAAAAATCGCCTCTGCCGCAGGTGAGCGGCAAATGTTCCCGAGGCAGACAAATAATACTTTTTTCATAGTTCCTCCTTATTATTAAGGTGAAAATATTAAAAAACCATTAGCTAAATTGGTAAAATGCGATTTTATTTTGTTTTTGCAAAATTTTCCCCAAAAATCCTCCCCACCGCTTTTTGCCAAATATTATTTTTCTGTTAACATTAGCTTTTCGGGGACAAAACCGTTGACTGAATAATGGGCAAAAAAAAGTGAAAAACCTATCGAAATTCTACTAAACACTTGTTTTTCGTAGTGGCGGAAACTATATCAAAAAATCTAAAAATATTATTTGGGCGGCTAAAATTTGTAGCTTGCCATTTCGTATTAAGAAAAAAACAACAACCTAATAAAAGGGGGTTAATAATGATTGACAAAATAAAATTAATTGTAATATTGCTCGCAATTTTTGTATCAACTGTGTTTGCGCAAAGAAATTGGGGCGAGGGCTCCATTACCGCCAATGATGGCGAAACCATACGAGTTAGCGGTGTGTTTTACCCTGGAAGATTAACGGTTCCTGAAGGCGTAACAGTAACTATTATAAGTGATGGCGATACGCCGGTTTCGCGGTCATCTACGCTTGAAATTGCAATGGGTGCTGGTTCAATTGTAAGATGGCAAGCAAGAATTTCTACTTCCGGAACTGCTAATGCAGTGACTATTACCAATGCTGTGCTTTGGGCTAACGCTGGAACGCTTGAGATTCATGATGACGCGATAATAAGGCAGGTTAGTTCGGGGGCAGGACATGGGATTGTTGCAACAGCGCCGTCAACAAGCCCAACTGCAATTAGAGTTTTAGGCGGTGAAGTCAGTTCGATAGGGACGGGCTCAGCGATTCGTTTGACAAATTCTGCTACTGTCACAGTTAATGGTGGAGTTGTTAGCGCGACTGCCGGTCCGGCTATCGATGTTTTAACAGGAACCATACATATTACCGGCGGCTTGGTAATTGCGCAAGGAACAGCGATATTTGGCGCTTTTAACAGTATTATGAACCCAGGTTTTGACAATAATGTTCTTGGTCAAGCGCCTTCTACTCATACAGGAGGTTTAATTATTGCTTATCCGCAAAGTGGCTCTTTTATGCCGGGCAGTAGAACGGGTTTGGTTTCATTGCCTGCGGACGCAAACATTTCGTGGGGAATTCATAATGAAAGAAACGGGATTTTCTATAATAGTGGCGAATTTTTTGCAACAACCGGCACTCAACAAATTTCAGAAACAATAAACTGG
Above is a window of Chitinivibrionia bacterium DNA encoding:
- the frr gene encoding ribosome recycling factor, which produces MIDTIKNDASEKMEKSIEALKTHFKKIRTGRASVDMLDGLKVSYYGTPTPLSQVGNVSTPDAKTIVIQPWEKTLIGEIEKAILASNLGMTPQNDGNVVRLNVPAITEERRKELAKECKSVSEDIKVAIRNIRKDCNEQVKKAEKAKELSEDLSKDAQDAIQKTTDLYIAKVDELLSVKEKEVLNG
- a CDS encoding ABC transporter ATP-binding protein, with protein sequence MLEVNNISFSYPQSDKGIFDISFSLKEGQILAVVGNNGSGKTTLLNQIYTKYKERAVFVPQFFNISSITVRDFIGLGFVRQFAKFQLTHTKEQKMRMEEIIEISGLQKIADCSMNKISGGERQIAKIAQSLVIKPKILLLDEPISHLDLLNSAKVLSLVKEFCKKENTVAVIILHDIYSVRKFADFVLMLKNGKQFGFCEASDFSDEKIGELFGVDFTS
- a CDS encoding low molecular weight phosphotyrosine protein phosphatase — translated: MKKVLFVCLGNICRSPAAEAIFRDLVEKSGLNGEFSCDSSGTSNFSGTNKPADSQMIATAKKRGITISHISWRICVADFDEFDFILGMDDSNIENIEKTRGRYAGKAKVLKMAQFLPNGATHVPDPYCGAVSDFENVLDLLEVGCAKLLEYLRK
- a CDS encoding PorV/PorQ family protein; amino-acid sequence: MKKIILMLLIVATFCLPVFSSSGPVIGQSSIITLQFPWGARSLAMGETFTGIANDEQALFYNPAGLGLSPLAKTWMHYSPSDEPRFIAISGGMRNQRDIWALSDVGGIYRFNGVDWVDHFTHIVDTNDFMWDIAARYSLLESRQDIDEAVRMLKDFNNMFSRERRRVSRILARELSLSQADSLANYLAFLPSNELSRIGIKTHLLEIFDNDTADELSSQIFEILRRVASSPLSGIFELRIPYTIALRGKINNIQTDATGRLWVAGDEGLWRFDNEWRKFTTLDGIPNDIVFNSITPLLSGDIALATSNGAYIFENGIFRKITGEHELFEGDISFVLRIDNNTYLGTNKGLLTITNGVEALVDSTRGLVSNVVRVIATDGRRRIWVGGDEGVAMFNGLEWQRFRFANSRVFDIAVERDNRIWFATDNGAVEYSENRDGSVEWRVHHERNNLNSSVINSAVFHRNDIWLATDNGISRLQSGQIRATMFFEQLLPSLHLDDMWHAAIAATFPLGEWGTFGIGLNILNFGDIETWDPSGVAGKAESAGEFVIGLSYGMRLRRDFAAGITLKYFRSTLLKDEAEAQSFAVDAGLLRQNFLTRDLTLGFSLLNMGPAVQYAQDESKNPIPFIIRAGASYKPIRRATHHLLVAMDLQREFVYISENGTPAPFFRAIYNDLTRDEENWRDKLSKITLHTGLEFNYLDFLTPRLGWMYDRAGHRSEVNVGMGLSVNMIAADFGIIFTLGENTVRQNQMRFSITYAR
- the tsf gene encoding translation elongation factor Ts, with amino-acid sequence MAAITAGMVAELREKTGLGMMDCKKALVEADGDLGLAIENLRKKGAATAAKRSGKATKEGKVVSVCDGNFSAIIEINCETEPVAKVDAFVNLVEDVKTAVLTNKPANLEALLKTNIKERTIHETTVELIGKIGEKIIVSSYFAQTASGNELNFTYVHSNGKVGALIKFSADKDLSGNADVKQLGMDIAMQAAAQKPLAIDKNGICESVIAKEKEIYIEQIKNDPKNANKPENILSNIAEGKLTKFFKEATLLNQEFIKNDKISIQQLIDEVAKKAGAKIGVLTMDIIELGANSVEEEEEE
- the rpsB gene encoding 30S ribosomal protein S2, whose product is MSVIKLEELLEAGAHFGHQTQRWNPKMAPYILCARNGIHFIDLSKTISALDVFIEKVREITAKGGKVLFVGTKKQLKAYVKEEAERCNMPFVTERWLGGMLTNLNTVKESVRRLEKLEAEEQTENFQKLTKKEQSQRIKEKEKLVAVLGGIRDMKQNPKIVFVVDTIREHLAVAEAKRLKIKIAAIADTNSNPDLIDFVIPANDDAIKSVKAITSKVVDTIIDATKDLKIIAEKEAKDDKRPIKAKFDKDEEEEEKGKTAKKIRKKAV
- a CDS encoding DEAD/DEAH box helicase, giving the protein MNFSELNLSPNLASGVSGAGFTTCTEVQERVIPLALAGYDVCVQSQTGTGKTAAFLLSLFEIMEKSEYREFALIIVPTRELAAQIEKEAKLLGKHLPYNIASIYGGVSYKEQEANLKIGTEILIGTPGRLIDMHNKGTLKLDKYHFAVIDEADRMFDMGFYQSIRQIFRALPKKDCRQTMLFSATMSFKCQILAQDFMRNPKNIAINPEVITVDKIEQKLYHIGSVDKFKLMLGILKKSPEKRAIVFCNMKNLCEELAARLNINGITAMQLTGDMGQFHREKAIEDFKRGNISALVATDIAARGIHVDNLEIVINYDIPMDAENYIHRIGRTARAGRDGIAYTFACEHFVEYLPPIEERIEKKIPSIVACSEDYFDDLSVGVSWNLKPKMPTKTGRGGASDRRRPAKARMEKNILKAPVKTQHKRRAV
- the pyrH gene encoding UMP kinase; protein product: MQKFKRILLKLSGEALAGEIGFGVSPDIVLSVAQDIKQVINEGTQAAVVIGGGNIFRGMSGAANGFSRTAGDNVGMLATLINSIMLAETLKKIDVDSRVMNAFAADKVAEFFTAESAIRHLEKGRVVIISGGTGNPFFTTDTAAALRCAELNCDILFKATKVDGIYDKDPMKFKDAVKFDEITHNEALAKQLAVMDTAAFALCSENNIDILVFELLKKGNILRAVNREKIGTIVKKG
- the rpsI gene encoding 30S ribosomal protein S9; translated protein: MNLATTVGRRKCAVARVFLRKGNGKITVNGVSIAEYLKSETLLLDAKKPFATLENVGNYDVVVNVCGGGLSGQAGAIRLGISRALVEVDEQNRATLKKAGLLTRDAREVERKKYGLAGARRRFQFSKR
- the rplM gene encoding 50S ribosomal protein L13, yielding MTKTCVVNANTIERKWLLVDAEDVVLGRLSSKLAYLLMGKGKVNYSPNQDHGDYIVVINAEKVALTGNKEEQKGYFRHSGYAGGDKVRPFKVQRELDASVIIEKAVHGMLPKNARGKAIEKKMFVYAGNQHPHAAQKPEKISI